Genomic segment of Bartonella bacilliformis KC583:
CTGTAGCAGGCACATTTATCATAAGCTATGGAATAGCGCGCACCATTTCAGAAATTTTCCGTGTTCCCCAAGAGGATCCAGAATGGTTTTCTGCTCTCTTCCATGGCTCTGGATTTACCTATGGTATGGCCTTATCTCTTCCTATGATTTTATTTGGTTTTTATGCTATTTTCCGGGCCTTCAGAAATCATTTTATAAAATAATGGCAACCTTAAAACATAAAATTCAAAAAATTATTGCTCTCGAGGGACCAATAACTGTTAGCCAATTTATGTCTTTGGTCCTCACAGATTCACAATTTGGCTATTACCAAACACAAACACCCTTTGGACGCACCGGCGACTTTATTACCGCACCTGAAATAAGCCAATTATTTGGAGAAATGATTGGTATTTGGATCATTGCAAATTGGGAGGCTCAAGGCTGTCCACATCCCTTTATTCTCGCAGAAATAGGTCCAGGACGTGGAATACTTATGGATGATGTTTTACGGACTATTCAGAAACTATGTATAACAGCATTTAATGCAGCCGAAATCTTTCTTGTTGAAATAAGCCAAAACCTTGCAACAGAACAAAAAAAGCGCCTCTCATCTTATCAAAAAAAAATTCATAACATTGAGAGTTTTGATCAGATACCACCAGGCCTTTTAATCCTTATTGCAAATGAACTCTTCGATGCCCTTCCCATTCACCAATATATCAAAATCGATGGAGAATGGAGAGAACGCCTCATTACCCTTAATCCCAGTGGCCATCTTATTTTTATTGCTGACTCACATAAACTTTCTTCTGAGAGCTTACCAAACTATTGTGCTGAAATGCCTGATGGAACTATTTGGGAATATGCACCTTTACGCAACCAATTGATGCAAAAAATCAGCAGTCGCTTAATGCAAACGCAAGGTTCTGCTTTACTTATTGATTATGGTGCTTCTGACATTGCATTTGGAGACACACTGCAGGCTATTTCAAAACACCAATTTCGTGATATTTTTTCTGCTCCAGGAGAACATGATTTAACGTCACATGTTGATTTTTTCTCTTTGAAAGAGATAGCCCTTCAAAAAGGCTGTTTTGCTACCATTCTAGAACAAGGAGATTTTCTCTTTAAAATGGGAATTCTGGAACGTGCAAAAAAGCTTAGTTCTCATAAAAATGTCGCAATTCAGAATAAAATTCACCAAGATATCGAACGGCTAACCAGCCCAAATCAAATGGGAAAACTTTTTAAAGTTCTCTACGCTAGTGATAAAAACATACCGCTATTTTCATTCTTGACTGCTAATAATAACAACCATTAACATAAATTATTCTCTTGCTTAACCATTTTCATTCAAAATTTCTTCATGTGGAGCTTTTATGAAAGTTATCCCTGAACCTATTCTCGCAAATAATCTTTTTTCTTTGCATACACAGGGAATAAAGCACGGTTTTTTTACACGTCAGGGAGGTATTTCAAAAAATATTTATCAGAGTCTCAATGTTGGCCAGAGCTCAAAAGATTATTTTGAACACATTGCACAAAACCGCACTTTCATTGCCAATTATTTTGACATTGAGATACAAAATTTAATCACTGTCAATCAAATACACTCTTGTGAAGTCGTCGTTGTTGATCAACCTTTTATCGGTGAGCGTCCTAAAGCTGATGCTCTCGTCACAACAACAAAAGGTCTAGCAATCGGCGTCCTCACAGCTGATTGTGGTCCCGTTCTTTTTGCTGATCCGCAAGCAGGTGTCATTGGTGCCGCGCATGCTGGTTGGCGAGGAAGCTTGAACGGAATTTTAGAAAAAACAATTTCAGTTATGGAAAAACAAGGAGCCAAACGGCAATCAATAACAGCAGTCCTTGGACCTTGTATTGGTCCCCACCATTATGAAATAACAGGCGAGTTCTACGATCAATTTATGAATTACCAAAACCAATTCCAAAAGTATTTTTTAAAAACAGATAAAGAAAACCATTTTAGCTTTAATTTATGGGCATTCATTATGGATAAGTTACAACAAGAAGGTATCAATGCTTCTTGTCTGCACCTATGCACTTACCAAAATGAACAGAATTTTTTTTCCTACCGCCGTGCAACACATCGCAATGAACCTGACTATGGACGGCAGATTTCTGCCCTTATGCTAACACATGAAAGATAGGCTTCTTTGCTACAACCTTAAATCGTTGTGATCTGAGTACACACACAGCCTACTAATAGCCATAAATCTTCAAGTGATATCAACTGTAGCATAAAAAGATACCGTTTACTGAGGCGGCGATAGATAGTTTTCGCAATTTATAATGGTGTGAATAACTTCTATGATGCCCTTTCCAAAATAATTGAAATCATATTGAAAAATTCCATTTTAAAAATAACAATATTAAAAAAAACAATGAGGTACCAGCTCTTTTAACCAAGGATAGATAAAATTGTGATGCTTTGTCATTGTTTCCTTTGCAATCTGGTAACAAAAAGCTAAAACCTTGCTAAATTCCACCATGATTACTTAGAGGCTTTTATCATGAAACTTTTCTGTGGCAATTCTAATCCACGCCTTGCCGAAGATGTTGCAAATTATTTAAAAATTCCCTTAGGTGAAGCAACCGTAAAACGCTTTACTGATCAGGAAATTTTCGTAGAATTACATGAGAATGTACGTGGTGAGGATGTATTCGTCCTGCAGTCGTCATCCTATCCAGCCAATGATCACTTGATGGAACTTCTCATCATGATTGACGCTCTTCGGCGCTCTTCCGCACGCCGCATCACAGCTGTTATACCCTATTTTGGTTATGCTCGCCAGGATCGTAAACCTGGACCACGCACTCCTATTTCAGCAAAACTCGTTTCTAACTTGATTACCCAAGCAGGTGCTCATCGTGTTTTAACATTGGATCTGCACGCAGGACAAATCCAAGGCTTTTTTGATATTCCAACTGACAATCTCTATGCTGTTCCTGTCATTTCTCGTGATATTAAAGCGCATTATTCTCTTGAAAATGTCGTTGTCGTTTCACCTGATGTTGGTGGTGTCGTACGTGCGCGTTCCTTAGCCAAACGCTTAAATAGTCTGCTTGCTATTGTCGACAAGCGTCGTGAACGCCCAGGAGAATCAGAAGTTATAAATATCATTGGCAATGTAGCTAGCAAAGATTGCATTTTGTTAGATGATATTGTCGATTCAGGCGGAACTTTATGCAACGCAGCAAGTGCTCTTCTCGAACAAGGTGCAAACAGTGTCACGGCTTATATCACACATGGTGTCCTTTCCGGAAAGGCTATCGAACGCATTACACATTCAAAAATGAAAGAATTAGTCATTACCGACTCGATTATGCCAACAAAAGAAGTTAAAGAAGCACATAACATCCGTGTTCTAACGATTGCTGACTTAATCGGAGAAGCCATTGCAAGAACAGCAACAGAGCAATCTGTCTCAAGCTTATTTGACTAGACGGCGCCTTTATTTCCTCTAAAACCTTTCTTAGCTAATATCAGAAAATAGAGGATACTGACCACTAAAATTGCATGGATAATAACAAATTTACACTCATTAAAATAGGTTTAACATCAGTTAGCATAAACGATAAAAATGGACTCTTTCTAGGCTAGAAAAAATGCACTGACTGTGTCAATATCAATCAATAGTGTTTACTTATGCATTTTGTGTTATATTTGTTATACACCTTCAATGGTAAGAATGATGGATTTCACTGACAACTCTTGCATCTCCAAATGGTTTGAATTATAGATATTGTCTCTGCGTAGACACCCTTGGAGGCAACGCAGAATGGAGCAATCACTACTTTGCAGTGCATATCTTCATATTCATGCAAAAATTGTTATTGATTTTTGATGAATCTCCAATCATGTAAACAAGGACTTAATCATGAGCAAAAGCTACACTCTTAAGGCCGAAGTACGCGAACGGGTTGGTAAGGGGTCCTCCCGTGAACTCCGTCGTAACGGTTTTATTCCAGCTGTCATTTATGGTGACAAACAGCCTCCTTTGGCAATTTCAGTTCCCTACAAGGAAGTTTTCTATAAAATTCATGGTGGTGGTTTTCGTACAACTATTGCTACTCTCGAAATCGGCAAAGAAAAAATTCAAGTTCTTCCAAAAGATTATCAACTTGATCCGGTTCGTGACTTCCCTATGCATGTGGATTTCTTACGCGTTTCAGCGAAATCAATCGTACATGTCAATATTCCTGTGCATTTCCTTAATGAAGACACAGCCCCAGGTATTAAACGCGGTGGTGTTTTGAACATTGTTCGCCATGAAATTGAGTGTACTGCACCAGCAAATGCTATTCCTGATGCGATTCAGATTGATCTATCCAGTTATTCTATTGGTGATTCCATCCACATTTCAGCAGTGCAATTACCAGAGGGTGTG
This window contains:
- a CDS encoding ribose-phosphate pyrophosphokinase, producing MKLFCGNSNPRLAEDVANYLKIPLGEATVKRFTDQEIFVELHENVRGEDVFVLQSSSYPANDHLMELLIMIDALRRSSARRITAVIPYFGYARQDRKPGPRTPISAKLVSNLITQAGAHRVLTLDLHAGQIQGFFDIPTDNLYAVPVISRDIKAHYSLENVVVVSPDVGGVVRARSLAKRLNSLLAIVDKRRERPGESEVINIIGNVASKDCILLDDIVDSGGTLCNAASALLEQGANSVTAYITHGVLSGKAIERITHSKMKELVITDSIMPTKEVKEAHNIRVLTIADLIGEAIARTATEQSVSSLFD
- a CDS encoding 50S ribosomal protein L25/general stress protein Ctc, giving the protein MSKSYTLKAEVRERVGKGSSRELRRNGFIPAVIYGDKQPPLAISVPYKEVFYKIHGGGFRTTIATLEIGKEKIQVLPKDYQLDPVRDFPMHVDFLRVSAKSIVHVNIPVHFLNEDTAPGIKRGGVLNIVRHEIECTAPANAIPDAIQIDLSSYSIGDSIHISAVQLPEGVTPVIQDRNFTIATIAAPAGMGDTSEEENNESDAKK
- the pgeF gene encoding peptidoglycan editing factor PgeF, with the protein product MKVIPEPILANNLFSLHTQGIKHGFFTRQGGISKNIYQSLNVGQSSKDYFEHIAQNRTFIANYFDIEIQNLITVNQIHSCEVVVVDQPFIGERPKADALVTTTKGLAIGVLTADCGPVLFADPQAGVIGAAHAGWRGSLNGILEKTISVMEKQGAKRQSITAVLGPCIGPHHYEITGEFYDQFMNYQNQFQKYFLKTDKENHFSFNLWAFIMDKLQQEGINASCLHLCTYQNEQNFFSYRRATHRNEPDYGRQISALMLTHER
- a CDS encoding class I SAM-dependent methyltransferase, with amino-acid sequence MATLKHKIQKIIALEGPITVSQFMSLVLTDSQFGYYQTQTPFGRTGDFITAPEISQLFGEMIGIWIIANWEAQGCPHPFILAEIGPGRGILMDDVLRTIQKLCITAFNAAEIFLVEISQNLATEQKKRLSSYQKKIHNIESFDQIPPGLLILIANELFDALPIHQYIKIDGEWRERLITLNPSGHLIFIADSHKLSSESLPNYCAEMPDGTIWEYAPLRNQLMQKISSRLMQTQGSALLIDYGASDIAFGDTLQAISKHQFRDIFSAPGEHDLTSHVDFFSLKEIALQKGCFATILEQGDFLFKMGILERAKKLSSHKNVAIQNKIHQDIERLTSPNQMGKLFKVLYASDKNIPLFSFLTANNNNH